The DNA region GGAGTATTGGCAACCTGACACGCTCTATGATGCCGTTATCTGCACCTATCTACATCTCGCCAAGCCCTACCAAAAAATGCTTTTTGAAAAATCGGTCGAAGCGCTTGCTCCTCAGGGTTATTTTATTGCCGAATTTTTTAGTGAAAGCCAAATCCATTTCGAGAGTGGAGGGCCAAAAGATCTTACTTTTCTCTACGATGTCAATGATATTCTAGATACGGTAACAAACCTCTCTTGCAAAATTTTGAAACTGGCGCAAGAAGTTGTTACCCTAAATGAAGGAGATAAACATATCGGACGGGCAAGTGTTATTCGCATTATCTTACAAAAAACAGCTTAGCGCTCAATTGTTCCATAATAGCGACTTCGCTCCAAATTTTCAACCCATTTATAATCTGGATCGTCCCCTATTTTTGCCCAGTAAAGCACGCCAGAATTGCGCCACGGGTCGATCAAAATACCCGTACGAAATGGCGCACCTTTCGCAACAACGACGACGGAATTGTGTTCATTAAATTCACCCTTGTTTGCCACACCCCAACGCAAATCAAAACTTTGGTATTTTAAACCTTTCAGATGGGTGATCATATCTTCACTCCACTGATAGCAAAGACCTCGATCTTTCAGCCCCGTATTAATCAAAAAATTATGAAACGTTGGTGGATAGACAAGCCCATAACGTTCCGCTAAAATTTGAGGGTACAGTAACGATTCATAGGCAAACATACGCGCTTCTTGGTAGTCAACATCGGGGCTTAACTGTGTCAGTTCTGTTGTGAGCGCGGAGACGTCACTTGGCATTACATGTAAAGAGTCTTGTTTGGCACTGCACCCACCTAAAAGAAGTGTAAACACGAGAAGAAAAAGAAACTGTTTCATACTTTTTTGACTTTAAGATTGATTTTGACGATTTCACTAGGCGCCATAATACGCACCGCTGGACCCCAAAAACCCGCACCATTACTGACAAAGACTTGTGTGTGCTTTGAGTGCTGATACAGACCACTTAAATAAGGCTGATCAAGGAGTACCAAAAGACCAAAAGGAAAAATCTGTCCCCCGTGTGTGTGACCACTAAGAATCAGATCAATCTTTTCATCGGTCATCTCTTTGACAATTTTAGGTTGATGGGAGAGCAAAATTGTTGGCAATTCTGGCTTTACATGTAAAAGTGCACGCTTTAGATCAGGTGGCTCAAAATCAAAACGTTTGCCAGACATATCCATCACACCCGCAAGATTAATCGTATGATTGATGACAATAGAACGGTTGGAAAGAACATGAACGCCCAAAGTGCGAACATACTCCATAATTTTATGAACCCCGTAAAAATACTCATGATTTCCCGGCACATAGTAAACACCCAAACGACTCTGAATGGCGCGCAAAGAGTCAAGTTTGTCACCAATTTGATTCACCGGCATGTCAATCAAATCACCGGTAATGACAACCATATCCGCATCTAAAGCATTTACTTGCTTCACCACAGCATCCATAAACGATTTTCCAAGGGTTTTGCCGATGTGCACATCCGTAATCTGAACAATGCTGAGCTCTGATTCCAACCCATCAATAAAAACATCGACCTCTTTAATGCGCGGTGCTTTCATACCATTAAGAAAGCCTTTAGCAATGTACGAAAATGCCAAAATAAGCATCGTAACATCAAATACCATTTTGATAAACAATCGTCTGGAATAATCATGTGGGATTTTGGCATAAGGAATATGAAAGAGATCGTAAAGTATCGCCACACAAAACAGCATAAACGAGACACCGATCATCGCCGAGAAGAGTGTGTATAAAATGGGGTCAAGATTGTCCAAACGAAGGACTAAGAAGTAGCATATTTCGCACAGGGTAATGGCGATCATCACCCATTTGATCACACCTTGAATCTTGAAAAACAGATCCAAGCGTTTGAGAAAACGCTTGTAACTGTAAAAATTAATAAGCGATAAAACTGCAATAGCCGCAAATGCGAACGAAAGACGAAACATACCCTATTTTCCTTACTTAAGACTCTCAAAATAACGCTTACTCTCAGCCGAAATGACACGAGAGAGAAGTAACAGCGCTATAAGGTTTGGAATTGCCATCATACCATTCATAAGATCTGAAAAATTCCAGACAAACTCAAGTTTCAGCATCGAACCGACCATCACGCCTACAATAAATAAAACACGGTATAAACGAATAAATCGCTCACCAAAGATGTACTCAAATGCTTTTTCACCGTAATAACTCCAACCCAAAATCGTCGAATAGGCAAATAAAACGGTTGAAATCACAACCACGATTCCACCAAATGTGCCTAAGTAAAGCTGAAAGCTCTGCATTGTCAGTGCACTTGGACTCACCCCTTGTTGCCAAAATGGCGAGATCAAGATAATGAGTGCGGTCATCGTACAAACCACTAAAGTATCAATAAATGTTTGGGTCATGCTGACTAAGGCTTGACGTACAGGGTCGTTTGTTTTAGCTGCCGCTGCCGCAATAGGCGCTGAGCCAAGACCTGATTCATTGGAAAAGACACCACGTGCGACACCGTAACGAATAGCTGCTGCCATCGTAGCGCCTACAAATCCACCACCCGCAGCAATCGGGCTAAAGGCATAATGAAAAATAAGACCAAAGGCATCACCTAATTTATCAAGGTTCATGGCTAAAATAATCAAAGAGACAGAAACATATGCCAAAATCATGAACGGAACAAGAAATGAAGTAAAGTTACCGATTGATTTAATGCCCCCTAAAATGACCACGGCTGTTAGGGTTAAAAGAACCACACCTGTCACCCATGTTGGGACGGCCATTTCACTGCTTAAAATCTGAGCGACTGCGTTGGCTTGTGTCATATTACCAATGCCAAATGCTGCAATGGCGGTAAAAATAGCAAATGCCATACCCAGTTTCGGCATATTAAGCCCATACGTAAGGTAGTACATTGGTCCACCCTTAAAGCCGTGATGATGCCCTTTTTGACGGTATTTCACCGCTAAAACGGCCTCAGAGTATTTCGTTGCCATTCCCACAAGTCCTGTCATCCACATCCAAAAAACAGCGCCAGGACCACCCAGTGTAATCGCTGTAGCGACGCCAACGATGTTACCAATACCCACCGTTGCGGCGAGAGCTGTCATAAGGGCGGCAAAGTGACTGATTTCGCCCTCACCATCACTCTCTTTGTGGAAAATAAGTTTTAACGCATGTGGCAATGCCCAAAACTGCATACCTCGTAAAATAATCGTCAAATAAAGACCTGTACCTACTAGCAATACAAGCATTGGGGCACCCCAAACAATACCTGAGAGCGTCGCTACCAATTTTTCAATCATCTCCATCTATCTTCCTTAATTTCTTTATTGTTCACTGATATGATGCCCTTTGGGCAATACTAAATTAAGTACAATACCCACAATCGCACCTAAACCAATACCGCTAAATGCAACGCCACCCATATCAACGACCATTCCACCAATGGCTAACACCAAAATCATAGAGACAATGATCATATTGCGAGGGTCATTCATATCGACTTGCTCTCTCACCATCGTTCCCAAACCAATGGAAGCGATAATCCCAAAAAGAAGTAGCAAAATTCCGCCCATAACGGGGACTGGAATTGTGGCTAAAAGTCCTCCCAATTTACCTACAAAGGCTAAAAGAATCGCAAACAGTGCCGCCCACGTCATAATGGCAGGGTTGAACGCTTTGGTAATCGTGACCGCACCAGTCACTTCAGAATAGGTTGTATTAGGGGGGCCACCGAGCATAGAAGCTGCTGTTGTAGCAATCGCGTCACCTAAAAGCGTGGTTTTCAAACCGGGTTTTTTCAAATAATCGGTTTTGGTGACATTGCTGATGGTTAAAATACCACCGACATGCTCTACCGCTGGGGCAATGGCAATCGGTAAAATGTAAAGAATCGCTTCAAGATTCCACTCAGGAGTTACAAAATTCGGTATGGCAAACCATGCCGCTTTCGCCACTGAATCAAAACTGACAATACCTAAAATCAACGAAACCACGTACCCTGCAATAATACCACACAAAATAGGCAATAATTTCAGCACACCTTTCCCTAAAAGCGCTACCAAAAGCGTCACGATCAACGCTGACATCGAAACCATCATCGCTTGATGAAGAGGAACCAACACCATCGCACCATCGCCCGTTTTTCCCATTGCCATATTGACGGCCACAGGTGAGAGAATCAACCCAATCGTCATAATAACAGGCCCTACCACGACAGCGGGAAAAATCTTATGCAAAAAGTCTGAGCCTTTAATGCGCACGAGGATACTTAAGAAAAAATAGAACAAGCCTGCCGCGGCAAGCCCACACAACGTACCTGCTAATCCCCATGTTTTAAGCCCATAAATAATCGGCGCAATAAATGAAAAGGATGACGCCAAAAAGATGGGAGGAATCTGTTCACGTGTGGTCAGTTGAAACAAAAGCGTTCCAAGACCTGCGGTGAAGAGCGCAACATTGGGGTCTAACCCTGTCAAGATTGGCACTAAAACCAATGCGCCAAAAGCAACAAATAAGAACTGCAACCCAATAATGCTGTCCTTAAACCTAAAATTGTAGTCTGTTTTGTGTAACATCAATACCTCTCTTTGATTCTATTTTTACACGCTTTTGGGGCAAAGCCCGAAAAGCTACGCTGCACTGGGCACTAAAGCTTGCCTCGTACGAGGCAGAACTTATCTCTTATCCTCTTTACATGTAAAATATTTCACTCACATTTTAACATCTCTACGTTTGGGGCAAAGCCCGAAAAGCTACGCTGCACTGGGCACTAAAGCTTGCCTCGTACGAGGCAGAACTTATCTCTTATCCTCTTTACATGTAAAAAGTCATTCACACTCATTTGTAACATCTCTATTTTTTGGGGAAAAGTCCGAGCAGAACGTATCTTCCAACCCTTTTACATGTAAACCTAAAGGGCTAAGCAGTAACGCCTCACTTCGCGGTCGATCTCAAAGACCTCATCTAAACTTTTAGGAATTGCATCTTCAAAGTGTCGATAGGCTTTAATCGTTCGTTCGGCTAGTTCTAAAATATTAATCTCTTGATTAAAAAACTTCGCAATACCCACTTCATTGGCAGCATTGATGACAACACCACGTGTTGGGTTGGCAAGAACATCGTCTTTAATCTCCCAAATAGGATAACGTACCGCCTCAATAGGGCGGAAAGAGAGAGAACCAATAGATGCTAAATCAAGGGAAGGTAAAATAGGCTCTTCCACTTCACCTACCAAAGCAAAGGCAATGGGAAGTTTCATATCCGCAACCGCTAAATGAGCTGTGGTGCTACCATCTTTAAAATTTACAAAGGCATGTATTAGGGATTTTGGTTCGATGATGGCATCGAGTCTATCAACACCAAAAAGCCATTTAGCTTCTAAAAGCTCAAAAAGCTTGTTGGTCATCGTCGCACTATCAATGGTTATCTTTGCGCCCATACTCCAATTGGGATGTTTAAGGGCGTCTTGAAAGGACATCGTTGAGAGTTTTTCAAGGGGAGTATCTCGAAAAGCACCCCCACTTGCCGTAATGGTCATACCACTTACGGGGCGTTTTCCTAAAAGATACCACAAACCAAAATGTTCACTGTCAATGGGGGTAATATGAGAGGTATCCAACAGATGCCCAGCAACCACGAGGGATTCTTTATTGGCAAGTGCCAAACGTTTTCCAAGTCGCAATGCTTCGATGCTAGGAGCCAACCCCACAAATCCAACCAAAGCATTGACAACCAAATAACTCTGTGTTTTTTGTAAAAGCTCTAAAATACCCTCTTTACCAACAAATACATTGGTGTGATTGACTAAAGTACGATCTTTCGCGTCACTAATGGCGACATATTTTGGGTGGTGCTCTTTAATTTGTTCATTGAGAAGTCCAATATTTTTACCCGCAACAAGGGCTTCCACCGTAATACCAAAACGTTTGGCAATGATCAGCGCATTGACGCCAATGGAGCCTGTTGATCCTAGGAGTACCACTTACGCGAGCCCTCGAAGCAGGATGACCATGACCACGCCACCAAAAAGGTAACCATCAAGTCTGTCTAACATGCCACCATGTCCTGGAAAGAGCGTGCCACTATCTTTTAGCCCCGCCTCTCGTTTGAGATAACTCTCAAAAAGATCGCCAAATACAGATGCCACAGAGGTCACAAATGCAATGAAAGCTGAAAGCCACAATGGAATCAAAAACGTTCCATACAACGCACCCGCCACTGTTGCGATCACCACGCCGCCGATGACACCTTCGAGTGTTTTATTGGGTGAAGTTGGAGAAAAAGGTGTTTTACCAATGCTTTTACCCACGCAATACGCCCCCGTATCGGTAAGAGCTACAACGATCACGAGCCATACCAAAACGGACATACCGAAATCGTGGTAAAGAGCGTAGAGAAACAGCATCGAAACCGAAGGGTATAAAAAAGGTGCAAGAAGTTTATAATTCACATTTTTAGTGTAAGCCATAACAGCTAAAAATCCAATCAGTGCTAAATAGATCAAATCATCAGGATTGGGATAGACAAATGCCGCTAACCATAAAAGAACCGCATACACATACAGTTTATTGTCTTTGACATCAAAAAGGTTCATTGCCTCATAAAAAGCGAGTAAATACATAGCACCAAGAATGAGCCATGTGAGGAGTGCGTTGTTTAAAAATGCGACCACTATAGCAAATGCGAGCATCACGAAGCCCGTGAAAACGCGCTGCTTATTTGATTCGTAGAGTGCTTTAAAGTTCATAGGGACTCTTTTAAGGATGTTGTCTAAAGAGGCAATCATAGCAAAGTCAAGGTGAGGCTAAGCTTTAACGTCTAAATGGCCATCGTGTACTGCAGGAACTTCCTCTTCTTCGGCTTTAGAATGCTCTTTCATCTCCTCTTGTTGCTTCATTTGCTCTTCTGTAGCGCCATTTTCTTCTTCATTTTTTTGGCGCTCATGCTCATTTTCAGGATCAATTTTATAGGTCTCTTCGGCAGGCCTAACATCTTCCACTATCTCTTCTTTTTCATTTTGCATTGCTTCAGCAATCATGCTTTGCATTTGAACACTGTTTTGGTAGTCCATCTGTTTTGCTGCTTGTACCGTTACCATTTGGTTTGCATAAATGACATTTCCAATAGCACCAACACTTGCCATAAAAGCCTCCTTATTTTTACACGCTTCTTAGGCAAAGCCTCAAAAGCTACGTTGCACTAGGCACTAAAGCTTGGCTCTACGAGCCAGAATACTCCACTACTCTTTGTAAATTTTTAAGGTTTGATACTCTTCATAAGCAACGTTACTATTTTAACACGTTTCTTAGGCAAAGCCTCAAAAGCTACGTTGCACTATGCACTAAAGCTTGGCTCTATGAGCCAGAATACTCCGCTACTCTTTGTAAATTTTTAAGGTTTGATACTCTTCATAAGCAACATTCGCTCCATCAAAGGGTTTGACGTTTTTACGTTTCGTATAATCGACCAAATAGCCACCTTTTTGAGCCATGCTAAACTCCACGCACAGTTTTGCGGCAAATATGAGAACAGATTCAGGAACGTTCTGTTTTTCGGTACAAATAATCACATGAGAGGAAGGCAAATCTTTTACATGTAACCATATATCGCTCTTTTTCGCTTCTTGTAAAAGTGCGATGTTTCCTTTTTCATTTTTACCAAGCAGTATGCGATAACCCTCTAACAAAAAAGTCTCATAAAGATTGCTCTCATCGCCTTTTTGCTTTGATTTGCGCTGTTTGGGCACTAAAATTTGTATCTCTTCAGGGTCATGCGCCGCATTAATCACACCTACCATTCGCTCCAAGAAGAGTCGTTTCTCGTCTAAGTTCTCTTTTTGGCGATGCACCGAGAGCGCTTTTTGGCGCAGTTTTTTTGACTTTTTAAAGAGCATATTCGCCGCCATTTGCGGTGTTTGTGCTTGAGGAAGGTTGATCGTCACTTCATTGCCTTCAAAATCCACCAGTGTCACCGCTTCTTGATACCCTTTGATCGTGTTGGTATGCAAATGCGCTAAAACCAAGGTTGCCTCTTTTTGCGCCTCGTCACTTTTCACCATCAACTCTTCTTCATTCTCCAGGGCATCAATCGCCTGAACAAGCTTCGTGATCTTTTTTTCCACCTGAGCAATTTTCTGTTTTTTGATCTCTTCAAGCTTTACATGTAAACGTTTTTCATACGAGGCTTTCAGATACTCTTCAATACTTCCACCCAGCTCAAATGGCTTCTCTTTAAGCTCTTTAGGCGGTAATTTTTCCAGTATTTCACCCACCTTAACACTGCGAAAAGAGACACTGGCATCAATATGACGCATTGCCTCTAAAACCACCTCGTTTTCATCTAAGATAATCGCGTTGGTATTGCGCCCCGTGAACTCTAACTGTAACGTTGTACGCATCGCTTTATAACTCGAACTCGCCATCACCCCAATGCGCCAAATACGATTCCCCTCTTCCACTTCCATGCACTCAATCTTCGCATTTGAAAATCGCTTGGCAATCAGAACATCAAAGGGTGCGGTGTAACGCTTGGCTTGTTTGAAATCCTCTTTAAAAAACATATACGAATCCCCACGCCCAAGGTCGACAAACAGCGGCTCTCCCACTTCAAAAATAATGCGTAAGACAGAGTCATCCACACGGTAAATCGAAGAAATTTTATGGTACTGCTTTAAATAGTCATTGATACAAACAAGTTCACTGTGTTTCATACATCTCTTTTTTCATTTTGATACGCTTTATAGGCAAAGCCTAAAAAGCTACATTAGCCACTAAGGCACTAAAGCTTGCCTCTGCAAGGCAGAATGATGGTGTTCGTTTTCAAATGGTCATACGATTCTATAAGTAAAGCTCTAAAAACTACGTTAACACTGAGTTTCCTTCGGCAAGATGCCCGCACACCTTTGGTGCTTTTGCCTCTGTGATTGTATTGATTTTGCCAATGGTACTGAATCTTGCTTCTTATAAGGCAGAATTTTTCAAGGCTTTGATCAGTCGAAAAATCTCTTTGGTGCTCTGTTTTATCAGCTTTTGAGCGCGCTCTTTTTCCATTGCCTCTTCCAAACTCATCGGGTAGCGCATCACGGAGAAAAGTGCATCCACGCCCTCATGCTCTTCCAGCTCATCGGCAATGCCGCCGCCCAAGGCGATGAGAGGCACACCCACTTTTTGAGCGCGTTTGGAGACGCCACTGAGTACTTTGCCCATCAACGATTGCCTATCGATGCGCCCTTCTCCCGTGATGACGAGCGTTGCATTTTTAAGGTGGTCATCAAACCCAATCTGATCTAAAATAATCTCAATGCCAGAGCGAAGGGTCGCATTCAAAAAGGCTTGCATACCGCCACCCATACCACCCGCAGCACCTGAACCTGCGTGCATTGCCACATCTTTTCCCCGTGTAGCTTTCAGCACATCCGTAAACTGTTTCATTCCTGCATCAAGGCGTTCGATCATCGCCTCATCGGCCCCTTTTTGCGCGGCATACACATGCGCTGAACCACTGGACCCATACATGACATTATCGACATCGCATGCGACAATAAATTCACATGCTTTAAGTTCAGGTAACACATAACTTTCATCCACATGATGCACACTTTCCAAAATAGCACCACCCAAACCAAGCTCGTTACCAGTGACATCCAAAAAGCGGTACCCCAGTGCTTGAAGCATGCCAAGGGCGGCATCATTGGTCGCACTGCCACCAATGCCGACAATAAACTTCCGACACCCTCTCTCAATCGCATCCTTAACCATTTCACCCACACCATACGTTGTCGTCACAAGCGGATTGCGCTTCTCTTTGGGCACAAGAGGGAGTCCTCCTGCTTGCGCCATCTCAATGACGGCAGTGATACCATCTTCCAAAATGCCATACTGCGCGCTGATAGGATTCATCAACGGATCATGCACGTTACATGTAAGGATTTTTCCTTTGACATTTTGCATGATCGCGAAAAGCATTCCCTCGCCACCGTCGGCAATATAACAGGCATGGACATCCGCTTCAGTGTAAACCTCTTTAATACCCTCTTCTATCCACGCGGAGAGTTCCTGAGAACTTGCACATCCCTTAAATGAATCAATTGCTAAAACCACTTTCATCGATATTTCTGCTCCAATGCTAATAAATACTCTTTACGCCACAATCCTCCACTATACCCACCAATACCGCCATCTTTGGCAATGACACGATGGCAGGGAATCACAATGGCAATTTTATTTTTTCCGTTGGCATTCGCAACCGCGCGCGTGGCTTTAGGATGCTTCAACAGTTCCGCTTCGTGGCTGTATGAAATGGTCTCACCATAAGGTATGCCTTGAAGGACATGCCATACGCTTTCTTGAAAAGAGGTTCCTTGAGGGTGCAATGGCACTTCAAACGTTTTGAGCTTGCCTGCAAAATAAGCCTCTAACTCGTGTTTGAGCTGTTCAATATGCTGATTAGATCCTTCTAAAATGTCCCCATTCTCGTCAAAATCAAGCGCACAAATACCGCGCTCATCCGCAGTGATTAACAACATGCCCACAGGCGAAGAAAAAGTGCAGTGTACCATGCTAGCTCCTTAGTACTTTGCGCATACAGACGCTGTTTTCCATCCCCACATAAGGTGCATAATTGGGAATGACCGCATACCCCATTTTGGTATAAAGTGCTATGGCTTCGGGTTGACCCTTACCCGTCTCCAATTGAGCATACAAAAAACCACATTCTTCTGCCCACATGTGTAGCTCCAAAAGGAGTCTTGATGATATGCCCCGCCTTCGATAGTTGGGCTGCACAAACATACGTTTAATCTCAACCGTTTGAGCATCAATTTGTTTGAAACATCCGCATGCAACAGGCAGATTATCTTCATAACCAATTAACGCTGTTTCGATTGGATCTAGCACATTGTGTTTGTCATACAGCGCTTGCTCTTTACCATAACGCATATTAAGCTCTAAATCCAACGCATGCGTAAGAGCGCAAAAATCTTCATGCATGTTGGTTGTTTTA from Sulfurospirillum diekertiae includes:
- a CDS encoding class I SAM-dependent methyltransferase, yielding MQAFWNEKFQTNHFIYGEAPNNFIKENSDLLLQAKKVLCLGEGEGRNAIFLADKGLEVEALDASDVALFKLRKRAKEHYVFIKIRHTLLEYWQPDTLYDAVICTYLHLAKPYQKMLFEKSVEALAPQGYFIAEFFSESQIHFESGGPKDLTFLYDVNDILDTVTNLSCKILKLAQEVVTLNEGDKHIGRASVIRIILQKTA
- a CDS encoding metallophosphoesterase, which produces MFRLSFAFAAIAVLSLINFYSYKRFLKRLDLFFKIQGVIKWVMIAITLCEICYFLVLRLDNLDPILYTLFSAMIGVSFMLFCVAILYDLFHIPYAKIPHDYSRRLFIKMVFDVTMLILAFSYIAKGFLNGMKAPRIKEVDVFIDGLESELSIVQITDVHIGKTLGKSFMDAVVKQVNALDADMVVITGDLIDMPVNQIGDKLDSLRAIQSRLGVYYVPGNHEYFYGVHKIMEYVRTLGVHVLSNRSIVINHTINLAGVMDMSGKRFDFEPPDLKRALLHVKPELPTILLSHQPKIVKEMTDEKIDLILSGHTHGGQIFPFGLLVLLDQPYLSGLYQHSKHTQVFVSNGAGFWGPAVRIMAPSEIVKINLKVKKV
- a CDS encoding alanine/glycine:cation symporter family protein, whose translation is MEMIEKLVATLSGIVWGAPMLVLLVGTGLYLTIILRGMQFWALPHALKLIFHKESDGEGEISHFAALMTALAATVGIGNIVGVATAITLGGPGAVFWMWMTGLVGMATKYSEAVLAVKYRQKGHHHGFKGGPMYYLTYGLNMPKLGMAFAIFTAIAAFGIGNMTQANAVAQILSSEMAVPTWVTGVVLLTLTAVVILGGIKSIGNFTSFLVPFMILAYVSVSLIILAMNLDKLGDAFGLIFHYAFSPIAAGGGFVGATMAAAIRYGVARGVFSNESGLGSAPIAAAAAKTNDPVRQALVSMTQTFIDTLVVCTMTALIILISPFWQQGVSPSALTMQSFQLYLGTFGGIVVVISTVLFAYSTILGWSYYGEKAFEYIFGERFIRLYRVLFIVGVMVGSMLKLEFVWNFSDLMNGMMAIPNLIALLLLSRVISAESKRYFESLK
- a CDS encoding uracil-xanthine permease family protein, with product MLHKTDYNFRFKDSIIGLQFLFVAFGALVLVPILTGLDPNVALFTAGLGTLLFQLTTREQIPPIFLASSFSFIAPIIYGLKTWGLAGTLCGLAAAGLFYFFLSILVRIKGSDFLHKIFPAVVVGPVIMTIGLILSPVAVNMAMGKTGDGAMVLVPLHQAMMVSMSALIVTLLVALLGKGVLKLLPILCGIIAGYVVSLILGIVSFDSVAKAAWFAIPNFVTPEWNLEAILYILPIAIAPAVEHVGGILTISNVTKTDYLKKPGLKTTLLGDAIATTAASMLGGPPNTTYSEVTGAVTITKAFNPAIMTWAALFAILLAFVGKLGGLLATIPVPVMGGILLLLFGIIASIGLGTMVREQVDMNDPRNMIIVSMILVLAIGGMVVDMGGVAFSGIGLGAIVGIVLNLVLPKGHHISEQ
- the dxr gene encoding 1-deoxy-D-xylulose-5-phosphate reductoisomerase, whose translation is MVLLGSTGSIGVNALIIAKRFGITVEALVAGKNIGLLNEQIKEHHPKYVAISDAKDRTLVNHTNVFVGKEGILELLQKTQSYLVVNALVGFVGLAPSIEALRLGKRLALANKESLVVAGHLLDTSHITPIDSEHFGLWYLLGKRPVSGMTITASGGAFRDTPLEKLSTMSFQDALKHPNWSMGAKITIDSATMTNKLFELLEAKWLFGVDRLDAIIEPKSLIHAFVNFKDGSTTAHLAVADMKLPIAFALVGEVEEPILPSLDLASIGSLSFRPIEAVRYPIWEIKDDVLANPTRGVVINAANEVGIAKFFNQEINILELAERTIKAYRHFEDAIPKSLDEVFEIDREVRRYCLAL
- a CDS encoding phosphatidate cytidylyltransferase, which encodes MNFKALYESNKQRVFTGFVMLAFAIVVAFLNNALLTWLILGAMYLLAFYEAMNLFDVKDNKLYVYAVLLWLAAFVYPNPDDLIYLALIGFLAVMAYTKNVNYKLLAPFLYPSVSMLFLYALYHDFGMSVLVWLVIVVALTDTGAYCVGKSIGKTPFSPTSPNKTLEGVIGGVVIATVAGALYGTFLIPLWLSAFIAFVTSVASVFGDLFESYLKREAGLKDSGTLFPGHGGMLDRLDGYLFGGVVMVILLRGLA
- a CDS encoding NFACT RNA binding domain-containing protein, which codes for MKHSELVCINDYLKQYHKISSIYRVDDSVLRIIFEVGEPLFVDLGRGDSYMFFKEDFKQAKRYTAPFDVLIAKRFSNAKIECMEVEEGNRIWRIGVMASSSYKAMRTTLQLEFTGRNTNAIILDENEVVLEAMRHIDASVSFRSVKVGEILEKLPPKELKEKPFELGGSIEEYLKASYEKRLHVKLEEIKKQKIAQVEKKITKLVQAIDALENEEELMVKSDEAQKEATLVLAHLHTNTIKGYQEAVTLVDFEGNEVTINLPQAQTPQMAANMLFKKSKKLRQKALSVHRQKENLDEKRLFLERMVGVINAAHDPEEIQILVPKQRKSKQKGDESNLYETFLLEGYRILLGKNEKGNIALLQEAKKSDIWLHVKDLPSSHVIICTEKQNVPESVLIFAAKLCVEFSMAQKGGYLVDYTKRKNVKPFDGANVAYEEYQTLKIYKE
- a CDS encoding glycerate kinase family protein, with amino-acid sequence MKVVLAIDSFKGCASSQELSAWIEEGIKEVYTEADVHACYIADGGEGMLFAIMQNVKGKILTCNVHDPLMNPISAQYGILEDGITAVIEMAQAGGLPLVPKEKRNPLVTTTYGVGEMVKDAIERGCRKFIVGIGGSATNDAALGMLQALGYRFLDVTGNELGLGGAILESVHHVDESYVLPELKACEFIVACDVDNVMYGSSGSAHVYAAQKGADEAMIERLDAGMKQFTDVLKATRGKDVAMHAGSGAAGGMGGGMQAFLNATLRSGIEIILDQIGFDDHLKNATLVITGEGRIDRQSLMGKVLSGVSKRAQKVGVPLIALGGGIADELEEHEGVDALFSVMRYPMSLEEAMEKERAQKLIKQSTKEIFRLIKALKNSAL
- a CDS encoding methylated-DNA--[protein]-cysteine S-methyltransferase, whose protein sequence is MVHCTFSSPVGMLLITADERGICALDFDENGDILEGSNQHIEQLKHELEAYFAGKLKTFEVPLHPQGTSFQESVWHVLQGIPYGETISYSHEAELLKHPKATRAVANANGKNKIAIVIPCHRVIAKDGGIGGYSGGLWRKEYLLALEQKYR
- a CDS encoding GNAT family N-acetyltransferase, with translation MFTCKTTNMHEDFCALTHALDLELNMRYGKEQALYDKHNVLDPIETALIGYEDNLPVACGCFKQIDAQTVEIKRMFVQPNYRRRGISSRLLLELHMWAEECGFLYAQLETGKGQPEAIALYTKMGYAVIPNYAPYVGMENSVCMRKVLRS